A portion of the Blastochloris tepida genome contains these proteins:
- the gltB gene encoding glutamate synthase large subunit has product MRSDLERQSDLGRDAGKTPLVVRDPGLPKAAGLYDPAHERDACGVGFIANIKGQKSHQIVQDALKILVNLEHRGAVGADPRAGDGAGILIQMPDKFFRKTAAEIGIDLPEPGHYAVGYIFLPVDPAGRAKVQEIFARVLTDEGMTLLGWRDVPTDNRCLGESVKPTEPFHAQLFIGRPKDIASEDDFERRLFVARKVVSNAIYGMGDPSTEGYYPVSLSCRTIVYKGMFLADQLGAYYPDLHDPDMESALALVHQRFSTNTFPAWSLAHPYRMIAHNGEINTLRGNVNWMAARQASVDSELFGNDISKLWPISYEGQSDTACFDNALEFLVMGGYSLPHAMMMLIPEAWAGNPLMNEERRAFYEYHAALMEPWDGPAAVAFTDGRMIGATLDRNGLRPARFLVTSDDRIIMASESGVLPVPEEIIVQKWRLQPGKMLLVDLDEGRIVADDEIKSRLSTANPYPEWLSRTQIVLEDLKPVQLRDQRADVSLLDRQQAFGYTQEDLQILMEPMAVTGQEAVGSMGNDTPISALSDCPKPLFTYFKQNFAQVTNPPIDPIREELVMSLVSFIGPRPNIFDLEGSSRRKRLEVRQPILTNEDLEKIRCIGFLEDKFDTKTIDITYPAEKGAAGMDDALERLCDRVEAAVHGGYNIVILSDRQTGADRIPIPSLLATAAVHHHLIRKGLRTSVGLVVESGEPREVHHFACLAGYGAEAINPYLAFDTLISMKDKFPEELSDKEIVKRYIKSIDKGLLKVMSKMGISTYQSYCGAQIFDAVGLRSEFVDKYFTGTATRIEGVGLPEVADETVRRHCRAFSEDPVLKGALEVGGEYAFRTRGEAHVWTAETISLLQHAVRGNAQDKYKAFAKAINEQNEQLLTIRGLFRIRGAEEVGRRPVPIEEVEPASEIVKRFATGAMSYGSISREAHTTLAIAMNRIGGKSNTGEGGEEPDRFKPLPNGDTMRSAIKQVASGRFGVTTEYLVNADMIQIKMAQGAKPGEGGQLPGHKVDAVIAKVRHSTPGVGLISPPPHHDIYSIEDLAQLIFDLKNTNPAADISVKLVSEVGVGTVAAGVSKARADHVTISGYEGGTGASPLTSIKHAGSPWEIGLAETHQTLVMNRLRGRIAVQVDGGLRTGRDVVVGALLGADEFGFATAPLIAAGCIMMRKCHLNTCPVGVATQDPVLRKRFRGTPEHVINYFFFVAEEVRELMAGLGYRTFSEMVGQMQMLDRRAVIEHAKAKGLDFSKLFHKPETGSDAAIHNCEKQDHKLGNVLDRELIIHAQAALDRGAPVKIDLAVRNTDRSVGAMLSGEVAKRYGHAGLPADTIQIKLTGTAGQSFGAFLAHGVTLELEGEANDYVGKGLSGGRIVVYPARKAKLLTPEESIIVGNTVLYGAIEGECYFRGVAGERFAVRNSGAVAVVEGAGDHCCEYMTGGVVVVLGRTGRNFAAGMSGGIAYVLDEDSSFATRCNLSMVELEPVRDEEEMIARHYHQSGGDLTAHGRVDVMSDMTRFDAERLYQLIANHARYTGSARAEAILANWAEMLPKFRKVMPVEYRRALEELKARELEAPRLAAAGS; this is encoded by the coding sequence ATGCGGAGCGATCTTGAGCGGCAGAGCGATCTCGGACGCGACGCCGGGAAAACGCCGCTCGTGGTGCGCGATCCCGGCCTGCCGAAGGCGGCGGGCCTCTATGATCCGGCCCATGAGCGCGATGCCTGCGGCGTTGGCTTCATCGCCAATATCAAGGGCCAGAAGTCTCACCAGATCGTTCAGGACGCCCTGAAGATCCTGGTCAATCTTGAGCATCGCGGCGCGGTCGGCGCCGACCCGCGCGCCGGTGACGGCGCCGGCATCCTGATCCAGATGCCGGACAAGTTCTTCCGCAAGACGGCGGCCGAGATCGGTATCGATCTGCCCGAGCCGGGCCATTATGCGGTTGGCTACATCTTCCTGCCGGTGGACCCGGCGGGCCGCGCCAAGGTGCAGGAGATCTTCGCCCGCGTGCTCACCGACGAGGGCATGACCCTGCTCGGCTGGCGCGACGTGCCGACCGACAACCGCTGCCTCGGCGAGAGCGTCAAGCCGACCGAGCCATTCCACGCGCAGCTGTTCATCGGCCGGCCGAAGGACATCGCCTCCGAGGACGATTTCGAGCGGCGGCTGTTCGTCGCCCGCAAGGTGGTGTCGAACGCGATCTACGGCATGGGGGACCCCAGCACCGAGGGCTACTACCCGGTGTCGCTGTCCTGCCGCACCATCGTCTACAAGGGTATGTTCCTGGCCGACCAGCTCGGCGCCTATTATCCGGACCTGCACGATCCGGACATGGAATCGGCGCTGGCGCTGGTGCATCAGCGCTTCTCGACCAACACCTTCCCGGCGTGGTCGCTCGCCCATCCCTATCGAATGATCGCCCACAATGGCGAGATCAACACGCTGCGCGGCAACGTGAACTGGATGGCGGCGCGCCAAGCCTCGGTCGATTCCGAGCTGTTCGGCAACGACATCTCCAAGCTGTGGCCGATCTCCTATGAGGGACAGTCGGACACCGCCTGCTTCGACAACGCGCTCGAATTCCTGGTGATGGGCGGCTACTCGCTGCCGCACGCCATGATGATGCTGATCCCCGAGGCGTGGGCCGGCAACCCGCTGATGAACGAGGAGCGCCGCGCCTTCTACGAGTATCACGCGGCGCTGATGGAGCCGTGGGACGGCCCGGCGGCGGTGGCCTTCACCGACGGCCGGATGATCGGCGCCACGCTCGACCGCAACGGCCTGCGCCCTGCCCGCTTCCTGGTCACCAGCGACGACCGCATCATCATGGCCTCCGAATCCGGCGTGCTGCCGGTGCCGGAGGAGATCATCGTCCAGAAGTGGCGGCTGCAGCCGGGCAAGATGCTGCTGGTCGACCTGGACGAGGGCCGCATCGTCGCCGACGACGAGATCAAGAGCCGCCTTTCGACCGCCAATCCCTATCCGGAGTGGCTGTCGCGCACCCAGATCGTGCTGGAGGATCTGAAGCCGGTGCAGCTGCGCGACCAGCGCGCCGACGTGTCGCTGCTCGATCGCCAGCAGGCATTCGGCTACACTCAGGAAGACCTGCAGATCCTGATGGAGCCGATGGCCGTCACCGGCCAGGAGGCGGTGGGCTCGATGGGCAACGACACGCCGATCTCGGCGCTGTCCGACTGCCCGAAGCCGCTGTTCACCTATTTCAAGCAGAACTTCGCCCAGGTCACCAACCCGCCGATCGACCCGATCCGCGAGGAGCTGGTGATGAGCCTCGTCTCGTTCATCGGGCCGCGGCCGAACATCTTCGACCTCGAAGGCTCCTCGCGCCGCAAGCGGCTGGAGGTTCGCCAGCCGATCCTGACCAATGAGGATCTCGAGAAGATCCGCTGCATCGGCTTCCTCGAGGACAAGTTCGACACCAAGACCATCGACATCACCTACCCGGCCGAGAAGGGCGCGGCGGGCATGGACGATGCGCTGGAGCGGCTGTGCGACCGCGTCGAGGCTGCCGTGCATGGCGGCTACAACATCGTCATCCTGTCGGACCGCCAGACCGGGGCGGACCGCATCCCGATCCCCTCGCTGCTCGCCACCGCGGCGGTGCACCATCACCTGATCCGCAAGGGGCTGCGGACCTCGGTCGGCCTCGTGGTCGAGAGCGGCGAGCCGCGCGAGGTGCATCACTTCGCCTGCCTCGCCGGCTATGGCGCCGAGGCGATCAACCCGTATCTTGCCTTCGACACCCTGATCTCGATGAAGGACAAGTTCCCCGAGGAACTGTCCGACAAGGAGATCGTCAAGCGCTACATCAAGTCGATCGACAAGGGCCTGCTCAAGGTGATGTCCAAGATGGGCATCTCGACCTACCAGTCCTATTGCGGCGCCCAGATCTTCGACGCCGTCGGACTGCGCTCCGAGTTCGTCGACAAATACTTCACCGGCACCGCCACCCGCATCGAGGGCGTCGGCCTCCCCGAGGTCGCCGACGAGACGGTGCGCCGCCACTGCCGCGCCTTCAGCGAGGACCCGGTGCTGAAGGGCGCGCTCGAGGTCGGCGGCGAGTACGCCTTCCGCACCCGCGGCGAGGCGCATGTGTGGACGGCCGAGACCATCTCGCTGCTGCAGCACGCGGTGCGCGGCAACGCTCAGGACAAGTACAAGGCGTTCGCCAAGGCGATCAACGAGCAGAACGAGCAGCTGCTCACCATCCGCGGCCTGTTTCGCATCCGCGGCGCCGAGGAGGTCGGCCGCCGTCCGGTGCCGATTGAGGAGGTCGAGCCGGCGAGCGAGATCGTCAAGCGCTTCGCCACCGGCGCGATGTCCTACGGCTCGATCTCGCGCGAGGCGCACACCACGCTCGCCATCGCCATGAACCGCATCGGCGGCAAGTCGAACACCGGCGAGGGTGGCGAGGAGCCCGACCGCTTCAAGCCGCTGCCGAACGGCGACACCATGCGCTCGGCGATCAAGCAGGTGGCGTCCGGCCGCTTCGGCGTGACGACGGAGTACCTCGTCAACGCCGACATGATCCAGATCAAGATGGCGCAGGGCGCCAAGCCCGGCGAAGGCGGGCAGCTGCCCGGCCACAAGGTCGACGCGGTGATCGCCAAGGTGCGCCACTCGACCCCCGGCGTCGGCCTGATCTCGCCGCCGCCGCACCACGACATCTATTCGATCGAGGATCTGGCGCAGCTGATCTTCGACCTGAAGAACACCAACCCGGCCGCCGACATCTCGGTGAAGCTGGTGTCCGAGGTCGGCGTCGGCACGGTCGCCGCGGGCGTCTCCAAGGCGCGCGCCGATCACGTCACGATCTCGGGCTATGAAGGCGGCACCGGCGCCTCGCCGCTGACCTCGATCAAGCACGCAGGCTCGCCCTGGGAGATCGGCCTTGCCGAGACCCACCAGACGCTGGTGATGAACCGGCTGCGCGGCCGCATCGCGGTGCAGGTCGATGGCGGCCTGCGCACCGGCCGCGACGTGGTGGTGGGCGCCCTGCTCGGCGCCGACGAGTTCGGCTTCGCCACCGCGCCGCTGATCGCCGCCGGCTGCATCATGATGCGCAAGTGCCACCTCAACACCTGCCCGGTCGGCGTCGCGACGCAGGATCCGGTGCTGCGCAAGCGCTTCCGCGGCACGCCCGAGCACGTCATCAACTACTTCTTCTTCGTCGCCGAGGAAGTGCGCGAGCTGATGGCGGGCCTCGGCTACCGCACCTTCAGCGAGATGGTCGGCCAGATGCAGATGCTCGACCGCCGTGCGGTGATCGAGCACGCCAAGGCCAAGGGCCTCGACTTCTCGAAGCTGTTCCACAAACCGGAAACCGGCAGCGACGCTGCGATCCACAACTGCGAGAAGCAGGACCACAAGCTCGGCAACGTGCTCGACCGCGAGCTGATCATCCACGCGCAGGCGGCGCTCGACCGCGGCGCGCCGGTGAAGATCGACCTCGCCGTCCGGAACACCGACCGTTCGGTCGGCGCCATGCTGTCGGGCGAGGTCGCCAAGCGCTACGGCCACGCCGGCCTGCCGGCCGACACCATCCAGATCAAGCTCACCGGCACCGCCGGCCAGAGCTTCGGCGCCTTCCTCGCCCACGGCGTGACGCTGGAGCTGGAGGGCGAGGCCAACGACTATGTCGGCAAGGGCCTGTCGGGCGGCCGCATCGTGGTCTATCCGGCCCGCAAGGCGAAGCTGCTGACACCGGAGGAGTCGATCATCGTCGGCAACACCGTGCTGTACGGCGCCATCGAGGGCGAGTGCTACTTCCGCGGCGTCGCTGGCGAGCGTTTCGCGGTGCGCAACTCCGGCGCGGTCGCCGTCGTCGAGGGCGCGGGCGACCACTGCTGCGAATACATGACCGGCGGCGTGGTGGTGGTGCTCGGCCGCACCGGCCGCAACTTCGCGGCCGGCATGTCGGGCGGCATCGCCTATGTGCTCGATGAGGACAGTTCGTTCGCCACCCGCTGCAATCTCTCCATGGTCGAGCTCGAACCCGTGCGCGACGAGGAGGAGATGATTGCCCGCCACTATCACCAGTCCGGCGGCGACCTCACGGCCCACGGACGGGTCGACGTGATGAGCGACATGACGCGCTTCGATGCCGAGCGCCTCTACCAGCTCATCGCCAACCACGCGCGCTACACCGGCTCGGCGCGTGCGGAAGCAATCCTCGCCAATTGGGCCGAAATGCTGCCGAAGTTCAGGAAGGTGATGCCGGTCGAGTACCGCCGCGCGCTCGAAGAACTCAAGGCGCGCGAGTTGGAGGCGCCGCGGCTCGCGGCCGCCGGGAGCTGA
- a CDS encoding glutamate synthase subunit beta, which produces MGKVTGFLEIDRQDRRYAPASDRIRHFHEFVIPLSEEATRDQAARCMNCGIPFCHSGCPVNNQIPDWNDLVYKEEWREALRNLHSTNNFPEFTGRVCPAPCEAACTLNLTDTPVTIKTIECAIVDRGWQEGWIVPEPASTRTGKSVGIIGAGPAGLACAQQLARAGHEVHVYERWGKAGGLLRYGIPDFKMEKHLIDRRVAQMEAEGVVFHYNCEVGVSVPPSQLMGRHHALVLAGGAEKSRDLPIPGRDLAGIHFAMDFLPQQNRRVSKEPMPTNSAPPILAGGKHVVVIGGGDTGSDCIGTSVRQGALSVVQLEIMPRPPEKENKLLTWPNWPLKLRTSSSHEEGAEREFSVMTTKFTGSKNGQVEKLHCVRLDDRMQPIAGSEFELRADLVLLAMGFVSPLHEGLLEWLGVAIDKRGNVQADTNDYRASIDKVFACGDMRRGQSLVVWAIREGRQCAHSVDQFLMGTTTLPR; this is translated from the coding sequence ATGGGCAAGGTTACCGGCTTCCTGGAGATCGACCGTCAGGACCGGCGCTATGCGCCGGCCAGCGACCGCATCCGCCATTTCCATGAGTTCGTGATCCCGCTGTCGGAAGAGGCGACGCGCGATCAGGCGGCGCGCTGCATGAACTGCGGCATTCCGTTCTGCCATTCCGGCTGTCCGGTGAACAACCAGATCCCGGACTGGAACGACCTCGTCTACAAGGAGGAATGGCGCGAGGCGCTGCGCAACCTGCACTCCACCAACAATTTTCCGGAGTTCACCGGCCGCGTCTGCCCGGCGCCCTGCGAGGCGGCGTGCACGCTCAACCTCACCGACACGCCGGTGACGATCAAGACCATCGAGTGCGCGATCGTCGACCGCGGCTGGCAGGAAGGCTGGATCGTGCCCGAGCCGGCCTCGACCAGGACCGGCAAGAGCGTCGGCATCATCGGCGCCGGGCCGGCGGGCCTCGCTTGCGCCCAGCAGCTCGCCCGCGCCGGACACGAGGTCCACGTCTATGAGCGTTGGGGCAAGGCCGGCGGCCTGCTGCGCTACGGCATCCCCGACTTCAAGATGGAGAAGCACCTCATCGACCGCCGCGTCGCCCAGATGGAGGCGGAAGGCGTGGTGTTCCATTACAATTGCGAGGTCGGCGTCAGCGTGCCGCCCAGCCAGTTGATGGGCCGCCACCACGCGCTGGTGCTCGCCGGTGGCGCCGAGAAGTCGCGCGACCTGCCGATCCCCGGCCGCGATCTCGCCGGCATCCATTTCGCGATGGACTTCCTGCCGCAGCAGAATCGCCGCGTCAGCAAGGAGCCGATGCCGACCAACAGTGCGCCGCCCATCCTGGCCGGCGGCAAGCATGTGGTGGTGATCGGCGGCGGCGACACCGGGTCGGACTGCATCGGCACCTCGGTGCGCCAGGGCGCGCTGTCGGTGGTTCAGCTCGAGATCATGCCGCGGCCGCCGGAGAAGGAGAACAAGCTGCTGACGTGGCCCAACTGGCCGCTCAAGCTGCGCACCTCCTCCAGCCACGAGGAAGGCGCCGAGCGCGAGTTCTCGGTGATGACCACCAAGTTCACCGGTTCCAAGAACGGCCAGGTCGAGAAGCTGCACTGCGTGCGGCTGGACGACCGGATGCAGCCGATCGCCGGCAGCGAATTCGAGCTGCGGGCCGACCTCGTGCTGCTGGCGATGGGCTTCGTGTCGCCGCTCCATGAGGGCCTGCTGGAATGGCTCGGCGTCGCGATCGACAAGCGCGGCAATGTGCAGGCCGACACCAACGACTATCGCGCGAGCATCGACAAGGTGTTCGCCTGCGGCGACATGCGCCGCGGCCAGTCGCTGGTGGTGTGGGCGATCCGCGAAGGTCGCCAGTGCGCCCATTCGGTGGACCAGTTCCTGATGGGCACGACGACGCTGCCGCGCTGA
- a CDS encoding SGNH/GDSL hydrolase family protein has protein sequence MVRGRIAVLVAWGLVACGLTAWGLTALVLAATPLAAQERDDRYFTLRDPFRTERSYVPRMRWSPPTNLDAPARQSKPLEPPSTEPQGTAYASATEADEARTSPALEYIAVFGDSLAEPLAKGLADSFVQDLPEVAVLNKARPDTSLIRKDPADWIAAAQEMLASDKVTVGVVVIGINERQAAQDETGATFEPRSERWVQAYTRRVDDLMALFKAKNIPLFWVGLPAMKSGRLSQDMQFYNEIIRERAARAGVPFVDVWDGFVDEQGQFVTSGPALDGQKRRLRNSDGIHFTRAGGRKLAHFVERDIRLLLDQRIPRAPAETNEQTPPPAAPSPDVPATAVTPQVPQPQPLARPVAGPVVPLVGATGPSGPLAGATPARSMQSSDPIVTQVLVRGETPPPVAGRADDFVWPGATATPAAATPTTATPAAATPAEPGKATP, from the coding sequence ATGGTGCGAGGCCGCATCGCCGTCTTGGTCGCTTGGGGCTTGGTCGCCTGTGGTTTGACCGCCTGGGGCCTGACCGCCCTGGTTCTGGCGGCAACGCCGCTCGCCGCCCAGGAGCGCGACGACCGCTACTTCACCCTTCGGGACCCGTTCCGCACCGAGCGGAGCTACGTGCCGCGCATGCGCTGGTCGCCGCCGACGAACCTCGATGCGCCGGCCCGGCAGTCCAAGCCGCTCGAGCCGCCCAGCACCGAGCCGCAGGGCACCGCCTATGCGTCGGCCACGGAAGCGGACGAGGCCCGAACCAGCCCGGCCCTCGAATACATCGCCGTGTTCGGCGACTCGCTGGCCGAGCCGCTGGCCAAGGGGCTCGCCGACTCGTTCGTCCAGGACCTTCCCGAGGTCGCCGTTCTCAACAAGGCGCGGCCGGACACCAGCCTGATCCGCAAGGATCCGGCCGACTGGATCGCGGCTGCCCAGGAGATGCTGGCCTCCGACAAGGTCACCGTCGGCGTGGTGGTGATCGGTATCAACGAACGTCAGGCGGCGCAGGACGAGACCGGCGCCACCTTCGAGCCGCGTTCCGAGCGCTGGGTTCAGGCCTATACTCGCCGCGTCGATGACCTGATGGCACTGTTCAAGGCGAAGAACATCCCGCTGTTCTGGGTCGGCCTGCCGGCGATGAAGAGCGGGCGGCTGTCGCAGGACATGCAGTTCTACAACGAGATCATTCGCGAGCGCGCGGCGCGTGCCGGCGTGCCGTTTGTCGATGTGTGGGACGGCTTTGTCGACGAGCAGGGGCAGTTCGTCACTTCGGGGCCGGCGCTCGACGGCCAGAAGCGCCGCCTGCGCAACTCGGACGGCATCCATTTCACCCGAGCCGGCGGCCGCAAGCTCGCCCATTTCGTCGAGCGCGACATCCGCCTGCTGCTGGACCAGCGCATTCCCCGCGCGCCGGCCGAGACCAACGAGCAGACGCCGCCGCCTGCCGCGCCCTCACCCGACGTACCGGCAACCGCCGTCACGCCGCAGGTGCCGCAGCCGCAGCCGCTGGCCCGCCCGGTCGCCGGGCCGGTGGTGCCGCTGGTCGGTGCCACCGGCCCGTCCGGTCCGCTGGCCGGGGCGACGCCGGCCCGCTCGATGCAGAGCAGTGATCCGATCGTGACGCAGGTGCTGGTGCGCGGCGAAACCCCGCCGCCGGTAGCCGGGCGCGCCGACGACTTCGTCTGGCCGGGCGCCACCGCGACACCTGCTGCCGCGACACCAACCACCGCGACGCCCGCCGCCGCAACGCCGGCCGAGCCGGGCAAGGCGACGCCGTAA
- a CDS encoding lytic murein transglycosylase: MRSTVRLAALAAAVLWCAPATAQVVGSVTPSHPLMTPQALAEAEANFGECLAGLWPQAQRKGISRATYEWVMRSVQPDMSLFKLMDGQPEFERPIWWYVDTLVTESRIRQGREMLALHKATFDAIEQQWGVDRYLITAIWGIESNFGTREGMGSRDVVRSTASLACIGRRQAYFRDEFLAAVAILQRGDVPLEHMRGSWAGAFGMTQFMPTGYLRYAVDFDGDGHANLVDSVPDALASTANRFRAEKWVTGQTWGYEVELPAGFNFLLADRSRRMSLAEWSRLGVRRVAGQMFPRPGDQAYLLLPAGAQGPAFLMLENFRVIMRYNPAEAYALAIGHLADRMRGGGPFVQPWPRGAQLLSRTERFELQELLLGYGYDIGQPDGKIGGKTREALRQVQAQLGLVPDGFPTAEVLAHIKR; the protein is encoded by the coding sequence ATGCGCTCGACTGTCCGTCTCGCCGCGCTTGCGGCTGCCGTCCTGTGGTGTGCGCCGGCCACGGCTCAGGTCGTCGGCAGCGTGACGCCTAGCCATCCCCTGATGACGCCGCAGGCCCTGGCCGAGGCGGAGGCTAATTTCGGCGAGTGCCTCGCCGGTCTGTGGCCGCAGGCGCAGCGCAAGGGCATTTCTCGCGCCACCTACGAGTGGGTGATGCGGTCGGTCCAGCCCGACATGAGCCTGTTCAAGCTCATGGATGGCCAGCCGGAATTCGAGCGGCCGATCTGGTGGTACGTCGACACGCTGGTCACCGAATCCCGCATCCGCCAGGGCCGTGAGATGCTGGCGCTCCACAAGGCGACCTTCGATGCCATCGAGCAGCAGTGGGGCGTGGATCGCTACCTGATCACCGCGATCTGGGGAATCGAGTCGAATTTCGGCACCCGCGAGGGCATGGGCAGCCGCGACGTGGTGCGCTCGACCGCCTCGCTCGCCTGCATCGGCCGCCGGCAGGCCTATTTCCGTGACGAGTTCCTGGCGGCCGTGGCCATCCTGCAGCGCGGCGACGTGCCGCTGGAGCACATGCGCGGCTCCTGGGCCGGCGCGTTCGGCATGACCCAGTTCATGCCCACCGGCTATCTGCGCTACGCGGTCGATTTCGACGGCGACGGCCACGCCAATCTGGTCGATTCCGTGCCGGATGCGCTGGCCTCGACCGCCAACCGCTTCCGGGCCGAGAAATGGGTGACCGGCCAGACCTGGGGCTACGAGGTCGAGCTTCCGGCCGGGTTCAATTTCCTGCTCGCCGACCGCTCGCGGCGCATGAGCCTTGCCGAGTGGAGCCGCCTCGGCGTGCGGCGGGTCGCGGGCCAGATGTTCCCGCGTCCCGGCGATCAGGCCTATCTGCTGCTGCCGGCCGGCGCACAGGGGCCGGCCTTCCTGATGCTGGAGAATTTCCGCGTCATCATGCGCTACAACCCCGCCGAAGCCTACGCGCTGGCGATCGGCCATCTGGCCGACCGCATGCGCGGCGGCGGGCCGTTCGTGCAGCCTTGGCCGCGGGGGGCTCAGCTTCTGTCGCGCACCGAGCGTTTCGAGCTGCAGGAATTGCTGCTGGGGTATGGCTATGACATCGGCCAGCCGGACGGCAAGATCGGCGGCAAGACGCGCGAGGCGCTGCGTCAGGTGCAGGCCCAGCTTGGGCTGGTGCCGGACGGTTTCCCCACCGCCGAGGTGCTGGCCCACATCAAGCGGTGA
- the galU gene encoding UTP--glucose-1-phosphate uridylyltransferase GalU, with protein sequence MTLPIRKAVFPVAGLGTRFLPATKAMPKEMLTVVDRPVIQHVVDEAREAGVEHLIFVTGRNKGVIEDHFDRQFELEETLSDRGKRGELDALSRDQPGPGATSFTRQQSPLGLGHAVWCARELVGKEPFALLLPDMLHHGRVPCLKGMIDAYRKQPGNYVAVYEVPQSQAHQYGIVGIEAGSGRVAKITKMIEKPPAGTAPSNLAISGRYILSAEIFDLLAKQSRGAGGEIQLTDAMIKLSETQPFYAYTFDGRIYDCGSKVGFLVANVAYALARDDIAPAFRHELAALLTD encoded by the coding sequence ATGACCCTTCCGATTCGCAAGGCCGTGTTCCCGGTCGCGGGCCTCGGCACCCGCTTTCTCCCTGCGACCAAGGCGATGCCCAAGGAGATGCTGACCGTCGTCGACCGGCCGGTGATCCAGCACGTCGTCGACGAGGCCCGCGAGGCGGGCGTCGAGCATCTCATATTCGTCACCGGCCGTAACAAGGGCGTGATCGAGGACCATTTCGACCGCCAGTTCGAGCTGGAGGAGACGCTTTCCGACCGCGGCAAGCGCGGCGAACTCGACGCGCTGTCGCGCGACCAGCCGGGCCCCGGCGCCACCAGCTTCACCCGCCAGCAGAGCCCGCTCGGCCTTGGCCACGCCGTGTGGTGCGCGCGCGAGCTGGTCGGCAAGGAGCCGTTCGCGCTGCTGCTGCCGGACATGCTCCACCACGGCCGCGTGCCGTGCCTCAAGGGCATGATCGATGCCTACAGGAAGCAGCCCGGCAATTACGTCGCGGTCTATGAGGTGCCGCAGAGCCAGGCCCACCAATACGGCATCGTCGGCATCGAGGCGGGGAGCGGCCGCGTCGCCAAGATCACCAAGATGATCGAGAAACCGCCGGCCGGCACCGCGCCCTCCAACCTGGCCATTTCCGGCCGCTACATCCTGAGCGCGGAAATCTTCGATCTCCTGGCCAAGCAGAGCCGCGGCGCCGGCGGTGAGATCCAGCTTACCGACGCGATGATCAAGCTGTCCGAGACGCAGCCCTTCTACGCCTACACCTTCGATGGCCGTATCTATGACTGCGGCTCCAAGGTCGGCTTCCTGGTGGCCAACGTCGCCTATGCGCTGGCGCGCGACGACATCGCCCCGGCCTTCCGCCACGAGCTGGCGGCGCTGCTGACGGATTGA
- a CDS encoding SPFH domain-containing protein produces the protein MLSGFDLFVLIFVLLIILTLFAGVKTVPQGYEWTVVRFNKYTRTLMPGLNLIVPFIDRIGSKVNMMEQVMDVPSQEVITKDNATVTVDGVAFYQVFDAARSSYEVTNLTHAILNLTTTNIRTVMGSMDLDQLLSHRDEINERLLRVVDAAAANWGVKVNRIEIKDIVPPADLVHAMARQMKAEREKRALVLEAEGHRQSEILRAEGAKQSQILEAEGRREAAFRDAEARERLAEAEAVATKMVSDAVAQGDLNALNYFIADKYVKALESIASAPNQRVLVLPVEATAILGSLAGVSELFKSAEAAKEARKPTRPTGPATSGGSSGGPMVGPIG, from the coding sequence ATGCTCTCCGGCTTCGATCTCTTCGTCCTGATCTTCGTCCTGCTCATCATCCTGACGCTGTTCGCCGGGGTGAAGACGGTGCCGCAAGGCTATGAGTGGACCGTGGTCCGCTTCAACAAGTACACGCGCACGCTGATGCCCGGCCTCAATCTGATCGTGCCGTTCATCGACCGCATCGGCTCCAAGGTGAACATGATGGAGCAGGTGATGGACGTGCCCTCCCAGGAGGTCATCACCAAGGACAATGCCACCGTCACCGTCGACGGCGTGGCGTTCTACCAGGTGTTCGACGCGGCGCGGTCGAGCTACGAGGTCACCAACCTCACCCATGCCATCCTCAACCTCACCACCACCAACATCCGCACGGTGATGGGCTCGATGGACCTCGACCAGCTGCTGTCGCACCGCGACGAGATCAATGAGCGGCTGCTCCGGGTGGTGGATGCAGCGGCGGCGAACTGGGGCGTCAAGGTCAACCGCATCGAGATCAAGGACATCGTGCCGCCGGCCGACCTGGTGCATGCGATGGCCCGCCAGATGAAAGCCGAGCGCGAGAAGCGCGCGCTGGTGCTGGAGGCCGAGGGCCACCGCCAGTCGGAGATCCTGCGGGCCGAAGGGGCGAAGCAGTCGCAGATCCTGGAGGCCGAGGGCCGGCGCGAGGCCGCGTTCCGCGACGCCGAGGCGCGCGAGCGCCTCGCCGAGGCCGAGGCGGTGGCGACCAAGATGGTGTCGGACGCCGTGGCCCAGGGCGACCTCAATGCGCTGAACTACTTCATCGCCGACAAGTACGTGAAGGCCTTGGAGTCGATCGCCTCGGCGCCGAACCAGCGCGTGCTGGTGCTGCCGGTCGAGGCCACCGCCATTCTTGGCTCGCTCGCCGGGGTGTCGGAACTGTTCAAGTCGGCCGAAGCCGCCAAGGAGGCGCGCAAGCCGACACGGCCGACCGGTCCGGCCACCAGCGGCGGCAGCAGCGGCGGCCCGATGGTCGGCCCGATCGGGTGA